A DNA window from Arachis hypogaea cultivar Tifrunner chromosome 18, arahy.Tifrunner.gnm2.J5K5, whole genome shotgun sequence contains the following coding sequences:
- the LOC112769321 gene encoding protein PLASTID TRANSCRIPTIONALLY ACTIVE 10: protein MQSLESPYLFFFTFPKPLNPPSTSSFHPRYRPPPPPLRLHRHHPPLKCFASDEFPVDETLPENFVHRNKETEDEARRRNWIDRGWAPWEEILTPEANFARKSLNEGEEVPLKTPEAIEAFNMLSPSYRKKKMEELGMDEDEFSEKQFEIKGEIPEPIETLWAGPMVVRLVPPRDWPPRGWEVDREELAFMREAHKMLARRVSLEQLEGGVIVDEDYDTGGLALDRYKVFLKQYEEWVEANRDRLEEESYLHDQDYHPGRRKRGKDYKEGMYELPFYYPGQICEGMVTTLHLYQGAFVDIGGVYEGWVPIKNNDWYWIRHHIKVGMHVMVEVLAKRDPYRFRFPIELRFVHPNIDHLIFNRFEYPPIFQRNDTNPDEIRRDCGRPPIPRKDPGDKPEEEPLLSDHPYVDKLWQINAAEQMILTDMEVNPDKYKGKKLSELTDEDDFDEQNSVQHTEVKYKNTILPKTILKVSVKELDLEAAFAERQHHNKQFAEAKARGEEYEVSKLRRHIEMDEYDAMHWRRSFEEREALLRDVSCRKALGLPLEEPGRYVDASHFGKDQFDPENPLYRYDYWGEPKNSEKSRLERIADQHNKSIVGKGTVWYEMSYEDCIKQQEVRKAQAKREREEERRNADNKQDQGSNEDEDSDSDDDFDFSLLRNVDGNLSEQIHVNGTESFKMSDEGMFEE from the exons ATGCAAAGCCTTGAATCACCTTATCTCTTTTTCTTCACTTTCCCTAAACCCTTAAACCCTCCTTCCACCTCTTCATTCCACCCTCGATACCGTCCTCCGCCACCGCCTCTGCGCCTCCACCGCCACCACCCTCCCCTCAAATGCTTCGCCTCCGACGAGTTCCCCGTCGACGAAACCTTACCCGAAAACTTCGTCCACAGGAACAAAGAAACCGAAGACGAAGCTCGCCGCCGAAACTGGATCGACCGCGGTTGGGCGCCATGGGAGGAAATCCTCACTCCCGAAGCCAATTTCGCTCGGAAGAGCCTCAACGAAGGCGAAGAGGTGCCTCTGAAAACTCCCGAAGCCATTGAAGCGTTCAACATGCTGAGCCCTAGCTAcaggaagaagaagatggaggaatTGGGGATGGACGAGGACGAATTCTCTGAGAAGCAGTTTGAGATCAAAGGGGAGATTCCGGAGCCTATTGAGACGCTTTGGGCGGGTCCTATGGTGGTGCGCTTGGTGCCGCCGAGGGATTGGCCGCCGCGGGGATGGGAGGTGGATAGGGAGGAGCTGGCGTTCATGAGGGAGGCGCATAAGATGCTGGCCAGGAGAGTGAGTTTGGAACAACTTGAAGGTGGTGTGATTGTGGATGAAGACTATGATACTGGTGGGCTTGCATTGGATAGGTACAAGGTGTTCTTGAAGCAGTATGAGGAATGGGTTGAAGCTAATAGGGATAGGTTGGAGGAGGAATCTTATCTG CATGACCAAGATTATCACCCTGGTAGGAGGAAAAGAGGGAAAGACTACAAGGAGGGCATG TATGAGCTTCCATTCTATTATCCTGGTCAA ATTTGTGAAGGGATGGTGACAACTTTGCATCTCTATCAAGGGGCATTTGTTGACATTGGCGGCGTATATGAGGG GTGGGTTCCCATAAAGAACAATGACTGGTATTGGATCCGCCATCACATAAAAGTGGGTATGCATGTCATGGTTGAAGTTTTG gcAAAGAGAGATCCCTACCGTTTCCGATTTCCGATCGAACTTCGGTTTGTCCATCCAAATATAGATCATCTGAT CTTTAACAGATTCGAGTACCCACCAATATTTCAACGTAACGATACTAACCCAGATGAAATACGG CGAGACTGTGGAAGGCCTCCCATTCCTAGGAAAGATCCTGGAGACAAGCCGGAGGAAGAACCTTTGTTGTCAGATCACCCATATGTTGACAAG TTATGGCAGATTAATGCAGCTGAGCAAATGATTTTGACGGATATGGAGGTTAATCCAGATAAATATAAAGGCAAAAAGCTGTCAGAGTTGACTGATGAAGACGACTTTGATGAACAAAATTCTGTTCAGCATACAGAAGTCAAATATAAGAACACAATATTACCCAAGACTATTCTG AAAGTAAGTGTCAAAGAGCTTGACTTAGAGGCTGCATTTGCTGAGCGTCAG CACCATAATAAACAATTTGCGGAAGCAAAAGCCAGAGGCGAGGAGTACGAAGTTTCCAAATTAAGGCGTCACATCGAGATGGATGAGTATGATGCCATGCATTGGCGCAGATCATTTGAGGAAAGAGAAGCCCTGCTTAGAGACGTCAGCTG TCGCAAAGCGCTTGGTCTGCCATTGGAAGAACCAGGAAGGTATGTGGATGCCAGTCACTTTGGTAAAGACCAATTTGATCCTGAAAATCCTTTATATCGTTATGATTATTGGGGAGAACCCAAGAATTCAGAGAAGAGCAGGCTAGAACGCATAGCAGATCAACATAACAAATCAATTGTGGGGAAGGGCACTGTTTGGTATGAGATGTCATATGAAGACTGCATCAAGCAACAAGAAGTAAGAAAAGCTCAGGCcaagagagagagggaagaagAACGGAGGAATGCAGATAACAAGCAAGATCAGGGCTCAAATGAGGACGAAGATTCTGATTCTGATGACGACTTTGACTTTAGCCTGCTGAGAAATGTAGATGGCAACTTGTCTGAACAGATTCATGTTAATGGAACCGAGTCCTTCAAAATGTCAGACGAGGGTATGTTTGAGGAGTGA
- the LOC112772037 gene encoding zinc finger protein ZOP1: MTEYWVSQGNKWCDFCKIYISNNPSSIRNHELGQRHKDNVAKRLAVMRKENAAKEKEQKETARALEQIEAKAHRSYQKDKAKFEETREFHELDDQEWQFDDSSGYYYHKTNGFCYDPKSGFYYSEAIGKWVTQEEAYASPQFSSNAGISRPNSKSLSTSQSKSVEKKTENKSQNGPSPGPVVSSSLNPKRNVKGAPSSLTVGKRKRPEEKSKAKVISEEEKAALKAREAARKRVEEREKSLLGLYNKPY; encoded by the exons ATGACGGAA taCTGGGTGAGCCAAGGGAACAAATGGTGTGACTTTTGTAAAATTTATATATCGAACAATCCTTCGAGCATTAGAAATCATGAGCTTGGTCAACGCCACAAAGACAATGTCGCCAAGAGGCTAGCTGTTATGCGAAAGGAGAATGCTGCTAAGGAGAAAGAGCAGAAGGAAACAGCTCGCGCCCTTGAGCAAATTGAAGCC AAAGCACATCGCAGCTATCAAAAGGATAAAGCAAAGTTTGAGGAAACAAGAGAATTTCATGAATTGGATGACCAAG aatgGCAGTTCGATGACAGTTCAGGTTACTACTACCATAAAACAAATGGATTTTGCTATGATCCAAAATCAGGGTTTTACTATTCTGAAGCTATAG GGAAGTGGGTGACTCAAGAAGAAGCATATGCCTCACCTCAGTTTTCATCAAATGCTGGGATCAGTAGACCAAATTCAAAGTCTTTGTCAACTTCACAATCAAAATCAGttgaaaagaaaacagaaaataaatctCAAAATGGACCTTCACCAGGGCCAGTTGTTAGTTCTTCTTTGAATCCCAAAAGAAATGTGAAAGGTGCTCCTTCGTCTCTTACTGTTGGCAAGAGAAAGAGACCTGAAGAGAAGTCCAAAGCCAAGGTTATCTCTGAAGAAGAGAAAGCAGCTCTTAAGGCAAGAGAAGCTGCAAGGAAAAGagtagaagagagggagaaatccTTGCTTGGTTTATACAATAAACCTTACTAA
- the LOC112769320 gene encoding transcription factor GTE10, translating into MAPTVPIDFAGQKESRLYAHSQTMGKSRKYSKGFSTGFVPDFRHAVETMGESEGLGSSGRVDTELTAPKRKCIGLNADGYGDFDVPFQHFKLSKMSDFERKDLKQRLARELERVRELQKKVDGMKPNVVALTSPGDIRGCSAGQKRPHPESKYRPQEASVPQGKKRPLPGHNGPKTKKSMSGQFEHAKPADSSLAALMKPCETLLNRLMSHQFSWVFNTPVDAVKLNIPDYFNVIKHPMDLGTVKNRITSGKYSSPMEFAADVRLTFSNAMTYNPPGNDVHLMAETLSKMFETKWKPIEKKLPAMNSARSEPSKSTAYIETGNFNQIPPMKKNKITPKETKVKPEPVKRTMTDEEKHKLSMELEAMLGELPETIVDFLKEQSYGSGQANDDEIEIDIDALSDDTLFKLRKLLDDYVLEKQKSVAKARQSEMELVNESGFSNSSMQPPKGNDQVEEDVDIVGVNDPPVSNYPPVEIEKDGANRNTKCSSSSSSSSESGSSSSDSDSASSSASELDTAKSPEPPSAKENVGPVFISNQNRQDPGNSESEKDSINVDGQAEKDSQTKLVTTEPESLQEGESAPPQRQVSPDKLYRAALLRSRFADTILKAREKALEKAEKQDPEKLRMEREELERRQKEEKARLQAEAKAAEEARRKAEAIAAAEAKKKREQEREAARLALQKMEKTVDINEGSQFLEDLEMLSAVQGEQFPSYIEEASPDPLQSRLGSFKLQGNPLEQLGLYMKDDDEDLDEELPQGAAGQPKDEETASAAPGEQLPIFKDETNPDHPEGGLDSSKQEGNPLEQLGLYVKDDDEDLEEQPPQRAAGKSNDVEEGEID; encoded by the exons ATGGCACCAACTGTACCAATAGACTTTGCTGGGCAAAAGGAATCCAGGTTGTACGCTCACTCACAGACAATGGGCAAGTCTAGGAAATACTCCAAAGGCTTTTCTACTGGATTTGTTCCGGATTTCCGACATGCGGTGGAGACTATGGGTGAATCAGAGGGGTTGGGTAGCTCCGGACGGGTTGATACGGAACTGACAGCGCCAAAGAGGAAATGCATTGGATTGAATGCTGATGGTTATGGTGATTTTGATGTGCCATTCCAGCATTTCAAATTGTCAAAGATGTCAGATTTCGAGAGGAAGGACTTGAAACAGAGGTTAGCACGGGAGCTCGAACGTGTAAGGGAACTTCAGAAGAAAGTTGATGGTATGAAGCCGAATGTTGTTGCATTAACTTCCCCCGGCGATATTAGGGGCTGCAGTGCGGGACAGAAAAGACCTCACCCGGAGAGCAAGTATAGACCACAAGAAGCATCGGTGCCCCAGGGTAAGAAAAGGCCCTTACCAGGACATAACGGTCCAAAGACCAAAAAAAGTATGTCTGGGCAGTTTGAGCATGCAAAACCTGCTGATTCTTCATTAGCTGCATTGATGAAACCTTGCGAGACATTACTTAACCGGTTGATGTCTCATCAGTTTAGTTGGGTTTTTAACACACCAGTTGATGCTGTTAAATTGAACATTCCGGATTATTTCAATGTCATCAAACATCCCATGGATTTGGGTACAGTGAAGAATAGAATAACGTCTGGTAAATATTCAAGTCCTATGGAGTTTGCTGCAGATGTACGGCTAACTTTTTCAAACGCAATGACTTATAATCCACCTGGGAATGATGTACACCTCATGGCAGAGACTCTTAGTAAGATGTTTGAAACGAAATGGAAGCCGATAGAGAAGAAACTTCCTGCCATGAACAGTGCTCGTTCTGAGCCATCAAAGTCAACTGCTTATATAGAAACTGGAAATTTTAACCAAATTCCTCCcatgaaaaagaataaaattaccCCGAAAGAAACTAAAGTGAAACCAGAGCCTGTTAAAAGAACCATGACTGATGAGGAGAAGCATAAATTGAGTATGGAGTTGGAGGCAATGCTTGGAGAGTTGCCTGAAACCATTGTTGACTTCTTGAAAGAGCAAAGTTATGGTTCAGGTCAGGCCAATGATGATGAGATTGAGATTGACATTGATGCCCTAAGTGATGATACCTTATTCAAATTGCGGAAGCTTCTTGATGATTATGTGCTGGAGAAGCAAAAATCCGTGGCCAAAGCGAGACAGAGTGAAATGGAG CTTGTGAATGAATCTGGGTTTAGCAACTCGTCAATGCAACCACCTAAAG GTAATGATCAAGTTGAGGAGGATGTGGACATTGTTGGTGTGAATGATCCTCCTGTATCAAATTATCCTCCAGTAGAGATTGAGAAAGATGGTGCCAACAGAAACACTAAATGCAGCAGTTCAAGTAGCTCCAGTAGTGAATCTGGCTCTTCTTCCAGTG ATTCAGACTCAGCTAGTTCCTCGGCTAGTGAGTTAGACACTGCCAAATCCCCAGAACCTCCTAGTGCCAAG GAAAATGTAGGGCCTGTCTTTATTTCCAATCAAAACAGACAGGATCCTGGTAATTCTGAGTCCGAAAAGG ATTCAATTAATGTGGATGGCCAAGCCGAAAAGGATTCGCAGACCAAACTAGTGACTACTGAGCCAGAAAGCCTTCAAGAGG GGGAGAGTGCTCCACCTCAGAGGCAAGTCTCTCCCGACAAGCTCTACCGGGCAGCTTTACTAAGGAGCCGGTTTGCTGACACTATTCTTAAAGCTCGAGAGAAGGCTCTTGAAAAG GCCGAAAAGCAGGATCCAGAAAAACTTAGGATGGAGAGAGAAGAACTTGAAAGGAGGCAGAAGGAAG AGAAAGCACGGTTGCAGGCAGAGGCAAAGGCTGCAGAAGAGGCTCGGAGGAAAGCTGAAGCAATAGCTGCAGCTGAAGCTAAGAAGAAGAGGGAACAGGAGAGAGAAGCAGCTCGGTTGGCATTGCAAAAG ATGGAGAAAACTGTTGACATCAACGAGGGCAGTCAATTTTTGGAAGATCTGGAGATGCTGAGTGCTGTACAAGGTGAACAGTTCCCAAGCTACATAGAAGAGGCGAGCCCAGATCCTCTACAAAGTAGATTGGGTAGTTTCAAGCTACAGGGAAATCCTTTAGAACAGCTAGGATTGTATATGAAGGACGATGATGAGGATTTGGACGAAGAACTGCCTCAGGGTGCTGCAGGACAACCAAAAGATGAAGAGACGGCTAGTGCTGCTCCTGGTGAACAGTTACCAATTTTCAAAGACGAGACAAATCCAGATCATCCTGAAGGTGGATTGGATAGTTCCAAACAGGAGGGTAATCCCTTAGAGCAGTTGGGATTATACGTgaaggatgatgatgaagatttgGAGGAACAACCACCTCAACGTGCTGCTGGGAAATCAAATGATGTTGAAGAAGGAGAAATTGACTGA
- the LOC140181512 gene encoding uncharacterized protein, giving the protein MNFIKKCWDKIGNEFTAALLNFFQCSKLPSDANVTWVALTPKFTGAKKIKDLRPISMVGCVYKVISKLLVRRMRRIMPGLVGETHSAFVKGRKIHEEALIACETVEWMIGEAIRIGRISPLLVGRDHIELLHLQFADNTMLFCPPEEETIKNYRRLLRCFELMSGLMGTTCRVLGCKDVTLPVKYLGVPLGANLRLVKTWKPIIDKVEEKLSLWKAKALNKAGKLVLIKSVLNSLPVYYLSLYKMPRAIAEKLISLQRRFL; this is encoded by the exons atgaacttcataaagaagTGCTGGGATAAAATTGGCAATGAATTCACGGCAGCATTATTGAATTTCTTCCAATGTTCAAAGCTACCGTCAGATGCTAATGTTACGTGGGTGGCGCTAACCCCCAAGTTTACTGGTGCTAAGAAAATCAAAGACCTGCGACCAATTAGCATGGTGGGGTGTGTGTATAAGGTGATCTCGAAGTTGCTGGTGAGGAGAATGCGTAGAATTATGCCAGGGCTAGTAGGTGAGACACATAGTGCTTTTGTCAAAGGTCGAAAGATTCATGAAGAGGCCCTTATCGCGTGCGAAACTGTCGAGTG GATGATTGGAGAAGCTATCAGGATCGGTCGTATATCTCCGTTATTGGTAGGGAGAGATCATATAGAGTTGTTGCACCTTCAGTTTGCAGATAATACGATGTTGTTCTGCCCACCTGAGGAAGAGACCATCAAGAATTACAGGAGGCTGCTTCgttgctttgagttgatgtcaggcttaa TGGGTACAACGTGTAGGGTGCTAGGCTGTAAGGATGTCACTCTTCCAGTAAAATATCTAGGTGTCCCGCTTGGAGCTAACCTGAGGTTGGTTAAGACTTGGAAGCCAATAATAGACAAAGTGGAGGAAAAGCTCAGCCTTTGGAAGGCCAAGGCCCTTAATAAAGCCGGCAAGTTGGTGCTTATCAAATCTGTGTTGAATAGCCTTCCTGTTTATTATTTGAGCTTATATAAGATGCCCAGGGCTATTGCAGAGAAGTTAATTTCCTTGCAGAGAAGATTTCTTTGA